The Nomia melanderi isolate GNS246 chromosome 7, iyNomMela1, whole genome shotgun sequence genome includes a window with the following:
- the sxc gene encoding O-linked N-acetylglucosamine (GlcNAc) transferase sxc isoform X3, giving the protein MDCQCVVVYTVITPSATIAPPLRARLQRALSRSTSPGGCISWFRYNVKRAVAAYLRALNLSPNNAVVHGNLACVYYEQGLIDLAIDTYRRAIELQPNFPDAYCNLANALKEKGQVVEAEDCYNTALRLCPSHADSLNNLANIKREQGYIEEATRLYLKALEVFPEFAAAHSNLASVLQQQGKLNEALMHYKEAIRIQPTFADAYSNMGNTLKEMQDIQGALQCYTRAIQINPAFADAHSNLASIHKDSGNIPEAIQSYRTALKLKPDFPDAYCNLAHCLQIVCDWTDYEARMKKLVSIVAEQLDKNRLPSVHPHHSMLYPLSHEFRKAIAARHANLCIEKIHVLHKQPYKYPREIGTRLRIGYVSSDFGNHPTSHLMQSIPGLHDRQSVEIFCYALSSDDGTTFRAKIAREAEHFIDLSQIPCNGKAADRINADGIHILVNMNGYTKGARNEIFALRPAPIQVMWLGYPGTSGASFMDYLITDEVTSPLELASQYSEKLAYMPHTYFIGDHKQMFPHLKERLILTDKLNMKGKVADNVAVINATDLSPMIENTLVKEIREVIVPDSKNKPVEISLKVAELPTTTPIETMIASGQCQMSVNGVVVQNGMTTTQVNNKTATGEEVPQNIVITTRQQYGLPEDAVVYCNFNQLYKIDPLTLHMWAHILKHVPNSVLWLLRFPAVGEPNLQATAQQLGLAPGRILFSNVAAKEEHVRRGQLADVCLDTPLCNGHTTSMDVLWTGTPVVTLPGETLASRVAASQLNTLGCPELVARTRQEYQDIAIRLGTDREYLKAIRAKVWKARSESPLFSCKLYALGMEMLYRKMWERYARGEKPDHVAAVDKNEREKITTMSLSP; this is encoded by the exons ATGGACTGCCAGTGCGTTGTCGTGTACACGGTGATCACGCCCTCGGCCACGATCGCACCCCCTTTACGCGCGCGATTACAGCGAGCGTTATCGCGTTCCACGAGCCCTGGTGGATGCATCTCTTGGTTTAGATATAACGTGAAAAG AGCTGTAGCAGCCTACTTGCGCGCTTTGAATCTCAGCCCCAACAATGCGGTGGTTCATGGAAATTTGGCGTGCGTTTACTATGAGCAAGG GCTCATCGATCTGGCGATTGACACGTATCGCCGTGCCATCGAGTTACAACCGAACTTCCCAGATGCCTATTGTAATCTGGCGAACGCGCTCAAAGAGAAAGGGCAAGTGGTTGAAGCCGAGGATTGCTACAACACCGCCCTTCGTTTGTGTCCTTCGCACGCCGATTCCCTTAATAATCTG GCCAACATAAAGAGGGAACAAGGATACATCGAAGAAGCAACACGACTGTATTTGAAAGCGCTTGAAGTATTCCCTGAGTTTGCAGCAGCTCATAGCAATCTCGCTTCCGTATTACAACAGCAAGGAAAGCTAAACGAAGCACTGATGCATTACAAGGAGGCTATTCGTATTCAGCCGACTTTCGCGGATGCTTACTCGAATATGGGCAATACACTGAAGGAAATGCAAGATATACAAGGAGCTCTTCAATGTTACACGAGGGCTATTCAAATTAATCCCGCTTTCGCCGATGCTCATTCCAATTTAGCCTCGATCCACAAAGACTCCGGGAACATTCCTGAGGCGATTCAATCGTACAGAACTGCTCTGAAATTGAAGCCCGATTTCCCGGACGCGTATTGCAATTTGGCGCACTGTCTGCAGATAGTGTGCGATTGGACCGATTACGAGGCTAGAATGAAGAAACTGGTTTCCATCGTGGCGGAGCAACTGGATAAGAACAGGCTGCCCAGCGTGCATCCGCATCATTCTATGCTGTATCCACTATCGCATGAATTCAGGAAAGCCATCGCTGCTAGACACGCCAATCTGTGTATTGAAAAG ATTCACGTTCTGCACAAACAGCCATACAAATATCCTCGCGAGATTGGTACCCGATTGAGAATCGGCTACGTTTCATCAGACTTTGGAAATCATCCCACTAGTCATCTAATGCAATCGATCCCAGGACTTCATGATCGGCAGAGCGTTGAAATATTCTGCTACGCGCTAAGTTCCGACGATGGGACAACTTTCCGAGCAAAGATCGCGAGAGAAGCCGAACACTTCATTGATCTTTCACAGATTCCGTGCAATGGAAAAGCTGCCGACCGTATTAACGCGGATGGCATACATATTCTAGTTAATATGAACGGATACACAAAAGGCGCCAGAAACGAGATATTCGCTTTGCGACCGGCACCGATCCAAGTGATGTGGCTTGGTTATCCGGGAACGTCGGGCGCGAGTTTTATGGATTATTTAATTACGGACGAAGTTACATCGCCGTTGGAGCTTGCTAGTCAGTACAGCGAGAAGCTTGCGTATATGCCGCACACCTACTTTATTGGTGATCACAA GCAAATGTTCCCGCATCTCAAGGAACGCCTTATTTTAACggataaattaaatatgaaaggtAAAGTGGCGGATAACGTAGCCGTTATAAATGCTACCGATCTGTCACCGATGATCGAGAACACTTTGGTGAAAGAAATCCGTGAAGTAATTGTACCTGATTCCAAAAATAAGCCTGTTGAAATATCGTTGAAAGTCGCGGAATTGCCAACGACTACTCCCATCGAAACGATGATCGCTTCCGGCCAGTGTCAGATGTCTGTTAACGGCGTTGTAGTTCAGAATGGCATGACCACCACGCAAGTGAACAATAAAACAGCAACGGGTGAAGAAGTGCCTCAGAACATCGTGATCACGACGAGACAACAATACGGTTTACCAGAGGACGCGGTTGTTTACTGTAACTTTAATCAGCTGTACAAAATTGACCCACTCACGCTTCACATGTGGGCACAT ATTCTGAAACACGTCCCAAATTCGGTGCTATGGCTGTTACGTTTCCCAGCCGTTGGCGAGCCAAATTTACAAGCGACTGCTCAACAGTTAGGTTTAGCTCCCGGCAGAATTTTGTTCAGCAATGTTGCAGCAAAAGAGGAGCACGTCAGACGAGGACAGCTAGCTGATGTATGTTTGGATACGCCGCTTTGCAATGGTCATACCACTAGTATGGATGTTTTGTGGACTGGAACTCCCGTGGTTACACTGCCAGGAGAGACATTAGCATCGCGTGTTGCTGCCAGCCAATTGAATACCTTAGGATGCCCTGAATTGGTAGCGCGAACGCGACAAGAGTATCAAGATATTGCAATTCGTTTAGGAACAGATAGGGAATA CTTGAAAGCAATAAGAGCCAAGGTATGGAAAGCCAGGTCCGAGAGTCCTTTGTTCAGCTGCAAATTGTATGCGTTGGGTATGGAAATGTTATACAGAAAAATGTGGGAACGTTATGCACGAGGTGAAAAGCCTGACCACGTAGCGGCTGTAGATaaaaacgagagagaaaagATAACGACCATGTCCTTATCACCGTGA